The DNA window TCGTAACCGGTCGCCGGCAAGCGGTGCTGGATGAGGTAAAGGCGAAGTACCCGAAGCTCCACACGATCCAGAGCGACGTGGCGGACCAGGCACAAATCACCACCCTGGCGGCGCGCGTCAAGGTGGACTTTCCCACGCTGGATGTGCTGATGAACAACGCAGGTATTCTCGCCTACAAAAATCTCAAGGCACCGGTGACTGACCTGGCTGGCTTGATGACGGAGATGAATGTCAACGTGGGCGGTGTCGTTGGTACGACGTCCGCGTTCATCGACATTCTCACGGCCAACAGGGGAACGGTAATCAACGTGTCCTCCGGGCTGGCCTTCGTGCCGCTGCCGGCCGCTCCGATTTACTCAGCCACCAAGGCCGCGATCCACTCCTACACGCAGTCGCTGCGGTTCCAATTGGAAGAGACCGGCGTGGAAGTCATTGAGCTGATGCCGCCCGCGGTGAAGACCGATATGACGACCGAGATTGCGGAGGGCGGCGGCAAGGTGATCACCACGGATGAGCTGGTGAAGGAATCCTTTGCTGCCTTTAAGGCAGGCGCTTCCGAGATCCGGCCGGGGCAATCCAAACAGCTCGCTCTGTTGCGTCGCCTTGCCCCCGATTTCATCAACCGGCAGCTGTGGAAGGCATCCAGGAAGCTGGTGCCGGCTTAGCCGCCATTTTGGTTCGCTTTCGATTGGCGGGATGCTGCGCTTTGATGGAGATCGTGTTTCAGCGGCGTTTGCGTTTGTTGTCGATGGTGGGCCAGTAGGCGAGGGGCTTCTCGTAGAGGTCGCCGGTGAGGTCGGTTACTACGGAGCTTAGGCGCGCCTGTGCATCGCCGATGGCCTGGTTGTAGACCAATGGGCCGATCTCCTGGAGGATGTAGTCGAGCAGCATGCCTGCCGGAAGATCGCCGATGGGTTCCGGGAGATTCTCTTCAAAGTAGCGTTTGAGGGATGCGATGGCGTCGGTGCGGTTTTGGCGATTGAGTTCGATGGGCATCTGATTGTCCAAATGGAATCGTAGCGGATGGAGAAGGATGCAGGTCCCCCTTCGCTCTGCTGGGTTCGTGCTTCGCACGAATACCCAGGTTAGCTTCGCGAACCTGGGGCACCCGGTTTTGGGGGTGCTGGTTCGTTTTGGGTTTCCTGGTGCGTTGTAGACAGTTGAGAGGAATGCAGGTTCTTCGGCTCCACTTCGTTTCGCTCAGGATGACGGTCTTTGATCGTATGAGCTTCGCTGGGGATGGTCTTTGACCGTTTAAGCTTCACTGGTTCGTGCTTCGCACGAAGATCGAGATTCGCTTCGTGAACCTGGAGTACCCGTTACCTGGGCACCCGGTTATGACTGTTCGTTAGACCAATCCGGCGCGTTGCTGGTGATCCGCTATGGCGGCGTTGATTTCCAGCGCGAGGGCAAGAGCGTTGCGGCCGTTGTGGCCGGTGACGCGGGGTTCCTGCCGCGTGCGGATGGCTTTGAGGAAGTCTTCGATTTCAAGGCGCAGGGGTTCGCCCGGTTCCGTGGGGATTTTGCGTAACGACAGACCTGCCGAGGGATGTTCCTGCGCGGGGATGGGTGTGCCAGGCCGTGCTGAAGCTGGGGATACTGCGTTGGAAGATACGGAATCGAATGAGGCTCCGCCGGGCGAGGTGAGGCCACCTTGTGCGGCGAGATCGCGGGCGATGGGTTGATCAGAAAGGGTGGCCTGCGCTGCGGTCTTTTCAGCGGCGATGGCCTGCTGTGCGGCACGCAGGGAGGCGAGGTGCGCTTCTACCTCTTCGGCGGTGTGTGATTCGTCGCGACCGGTGGATGCGGCAAACAATGCCTGCATCTGCGCGGCGGTGAGGGAGGCTGCTGCTGTGACGTCGATCATGAGCAGGTCCTGCCGCGCGAAGTCGAGTGAGAGGTACTGGTGTGGCTGGAAGAAACGCAGCTTGCGGACGCGTTCCGTGGAGATGCGCGACGCGGTGAAGTTGGCAACGGCTCCGCTTTCGAATTCGACGCGGACATTGGCGATGTCTGTCTTCTTCGACAAGACGGGCAGGCCTACGGCGCGGACTTCGCGGATGGGCGAATCGGCGAGGGTGAGCACGATGTCGAGATCGTGGATCATGAGGTCGAGCACAACATCCACATCGAGCGAGCGCGGCGTAAAGATGCTGAGCCGGTGCGACTCAAAAAACATGGGTTGGTGAACGAGCGATGTGGCTGCCGTGACGGCGGGGTTGAACCGTTCGAGATGGCCCACCTGCACGATGCAGCCGTGTTCGCGTGCGGCGGCGAGGATGCTATCGGCCTCTGCCAGCGACGAGGCGATGGGCTTTTCAATGAGGACGTCGATGCCTGCCTCAAGCAGCGCGATGGCCGCGGAGGCGTGGTGGATGGTGTGCGTGCAGACGCTGGCGGCGGCGATGCCCAGGCCCGCGGCGAGAAGCTCGTCCACAGAGGCGAAGACAGGGATGCCGTATTCCGCGGCGACGGCGGCGCGGGCGGGTTCGCTGGGGTCGGCACAGGCGGCGAGACGGATGCCTGCACCGGCCTGTTCCAGCGCGCGATAGACGCGGAGATGGTTGCGGCCGAAGGCTCCGGCGCCGATAACGGCGATGGCCGTGGCGCCGGAATGAGCAGTGTGGCTCATGCGCTTACTTGGCTTCGACGGCCTGGCGGCAACGAGCGTAAAGCTCAAGCAGCGATGCGACCTGATCCTCGGCCCTGGGCGTGGCGGTGCCGGCGAATCCGGGAGTGCCGCCGCCGGTGGACTTGACCACGTTGGCGGTGGAGGCGATGAACTTGAGAAGGTCGAGCGCGATATCTTCCGTGCGGCGGGCAGCGCCAGTGATGGGCAGTTCCATGGATGATTCCTCAGTTTCTGAGGATACCCGATGCAACCTTTTGTGTGCTTTGGGGTATTTGTAAGTGACTGATTCCACGCGGGGAACCCGATAAAATACGCCAAAACACTGGTGTTTTGCGTGGGAAGTTGGTAGGCTGACACAGGTTTGAGGGTTCTAAGAACCCCAATCACAGTGCAGACAGGTTTCGGGCTTACCGGTCCACCTGCTGCCGAATCCGCGCGAGGCGCAGGCACACAGTGCCGCTCCAGTCGTGCAGAAGCGCCAAGGCGACGGCAAGATCGCCAAATCCCAAAGAAAGAAGACAGGAAGACAGCGGAGCTCAGGGACATTGCCGTGCGTTTTTATCTGTCGCATTTTGCGACAGCAAGAATTCCGGTAAACCTACCCTGTGACCAGCACAAGCAGAAACACGCGCGCGCTCGTTGACTTTTCTCCGCCCCATTGCTCCTGGCCTAGCAGGCAGTTCATTGATCCACGCAACCGAAAACGGTTCGGAAAATAATCTCCCGGTCCACCCCGCGAAAGTTACCCGCGGAATTGCATCACTCTCCCGCACCCTGTTACGCAGCCGCGCTGTTCTACGGCTGGCCCGCAAGCGCCACTCGCTTGCCCTAGGATTGGCATTGGCCACCGGCGCCGCTGTTTCTGCCGCATACGCTACGGTTTCCGTGGTGACGCACCAGGTGGAAGCTCACGACGCACGTGTTGAGCCGCTGGCCCCTGCACCTGCTCCGCCCGCTCCACCGGTGGAACTGACGAAGAAGCGTCATCCGATTCTGAGTTTCCGCGCGACTGCCTTCCGCGGACTGGCCTCCTGGTATGGAGAGGTCTGGAATGGACGCACCACCGCCAGCGGAGAAACCTTTGACGAAACGAAGCTGACCGCCGCCCACAAGACGCTGCCGCTGGGCACGATTGTCCGCGTGACCGACATGGAAAACATGAAGTCGGTGGTGGTGAAGATCAATGATCGCGGCACACTGGCTCCCGATCGCGTGATTGACCTGTCGAGTGCCGCAGCGAAAGAGCTGGGCATCATTGAGCAGGGATTGGCGAAGGTGAAGCTGGAGATCGTTAAGAAGGCTTCCTAACCGTTTCTCAAAGAGAACGACTTTCACGAAAGGGTCCGCGCTGCGCGGACCCTTTGTGCTTTGTATAAGCCTGGGTGGGAAGGTTCGTGCTTCGCACGAATACCCAGGTTAGCTTCGCGAACCTGGGGCACCCGGTTTGGTGGCTGCCGATGCGTTTTGGTTTCCTGGTGCGTTGTAGAAAGTGTGG is part of the Terriglobus sp. RCC_193 genome and encodes:
- a CDS encoding SDR family oxidoreductase, which codes for MKLTGRTILITGGSAGIGLAFALKFLEFGNQVIVTGRRQAVLDEVKAKYPKLHTIQSDVADQAQITTLAARVKVDFPTLDVLMNNAGILAYKNLKAPVTDLAGLMTEMNVNVGGVVGTTSAFIDILTANRGTVINVSSGLAFVPLPAAPIYSATKAAIHSYTQSLRFQLEETGVEVIELMPPAVKTDMTTEIAEGGGKVITTDELVKESFAAFKAGASEIRPGQSKQLALLRRLAPDFINRQLWKASRKLVPA
- a CDS encoding DUF2164 domain-containing protein; translation: MPIELNRQNRTDAIASLKRYFEENLPEPIGDLPAGMLLDYILQEIGPLVYNQAIGDAQARLSSVVTDLTGDLYEKPLAYWPTIDNKRKRR
- a CDS encoding Gfo/Idh/MocA family protein, which encodes MSHTAHSGATAIAVIGAGAFGRNHLRVYRALEQAGAGIRLAACADPSEPARAAVAAEYGIPVFASVDELLAAGLGIAAASVCTHTIHHASAAIALLEAGIDVLIEKPIASSLAEADSILAAAREHGCIVQVGHLERFNPAVTAATSLVHQPMFFESHRLSIFTPRSLDVDVVLDLMIHDLDIVLTLADSPIREVRAVGLPVLSKKTDIANVRVEFESGAVANFTASRISTERVRKLRFFQPHQYLSLDFARQDLLMIDVTAAASLTAAQMQALFAASTGRDESHTAEEVEAHLASLRAAQQAIAAEKTAAQATLSDQPIARDLAAQGGLTSPGGASFDSVSSNAVSPASARPGTPIPAQEHPSAGLSLRKIPTEPGEPLRLEIEDFLKAIRTRQEPRVTGHNGRNALALALEINAAIADHQQRAGLV
- a CDS encoding septal ring lytic transglycosylase RlpA family protein encodes the protein MIHATENGSENNLPVHPAKVTRGIASLSRTLLRSRAVLRLARKRHSLALGLALATGAAVSAAYATVSVVTHQVEAHDARVEPLAPAPAPPAPPVELTKKRHPILSFRATAFRGLASWYGEVWNGRTTASGETFDETKLTAAHKTLPLGTIVRVTDMENMKSVVVKINDRGTLAPDRVIDLSSAAAKELGIIEQGLAKVKLEIVKKAS